The Grimontia kaedaensis genome has a window encoding:
- a CDS encoding class II fumarate hydratase has translation MKKNDTRIERDSMGVVEVPQHVLYQAQTQRAVNNFSVSGRTMPVPFIRALAMVKYCAASINSSLGLLDPQIAEAITESCDEVIAGDHLLHFPVDVYQTGSGTSSNMNMNEVIATLAAIKCGVAVGPNDHVNMSQSSNDAIPTAIQVSAVLEVESRLLPAINVLLDAISVKEAEVGHIVKTGRTHLMDAMPVTFGQELEAWRRQFESCHEGILFSLKGMKKLAQGGTAVGTGVNAHPQFAALFATEVSALTGVGFEANPHPFNAMGSLDAAVALSGQFRNLAVAVMKVSNDLRWMNSGPLAGLGEIELEGLQPGSSIMPGKVNPVIPESTAMVAAQVMGNDATLSLAGQSGNFELNVMLPLVADKLLESINLLSNGLTMLAVKAISSFKVREEVVEQALAKNPILVTALNPVIGYAKAAAIAKKAYAEGRPIIDVAEEETDLPREKLEVLLNPALLTSGGIADR, from the coding sequence ATGAAGAAAAACGATACCCGTATAGAGCGAGATAGTATGGGCGTGGTGGAAGTACCGCAACATGTCCTTTATCAGGCACAGACTCAACGCGCTGTGAACAATTTTTCTGTTAGCGGACGTACCATGCCTGTGCCATTTATCCGCGCATTGGCGATGGTGAAATACTGCGCAGCTAGCATTAACAGCAGTTTGGGTTTGCTTGACCCGCAGATAGCAGAAGCGATTACCGAAAGCTGTGATGAAGTCATTGCTGGTGATCACCTACTGCATTTCCCAGTTGATGTTTACCAGACAGGCTCCGGTACCAGTTCCAACATGAACATGAATGAAGTGATTGCGACGCTTGCGGCGATTAAATGCGGTGTCGCCGTTGGGCCAAATGATCATGTGAACATGAGCCAAAGCAGCAATGACGCTATTCCCACCGCCATTCAGGTCAGTGCTGTTCTTGAAGTCGAAAGTCGGTTGTTGCCTGCTATCAATGTACTGTTGGATGCGATTAGCGTCAAAGAAGCGGAAGTAGGCCACATCGTCAAAACCGGTCGCACACACTTGATGGATGCGATGCCCGTAACCTTCGGGCAAGAACTGGAAGCTTGGCGACGCCAATTTGAAAGCTGTCACGAGGGCATTCTGTTCAGCCTGAAAGGTATGAAGAAACTGGCGCAAGGCGGTACGGCAGTTGGCACGGGCGTGAATGCTCACCCTCAATTTGCCGCGCTGTTTGCTACAGAAGTCTCAGCGCTAACTGGTGTGGGCTTTGAAGCCAATCCTCATCCCTTCAACGCGATGGGTAGCCTAGATGCTGCTGTGGCATTGTCAGGTCAGTTCCGAAACCTTGCTGTAGCGGTGATGAAAGTCAGCAATGATCTTCGCTGGATGAACTCAGGTCCCTTGGCGGGGTTGGGAGAGATTGAGCTCGAAGGCTTGCAGCCGGGCTCGTCGATTATGCCGGGGAAAGTTAACCCGGTGATTCCTGAATCAACCGCCATGGTGGCAGCGCAAGTGATGGGGAATGACGCTACACTGAGCCTTGCCGGGCAATCTGGCAACTTCGAGTTGAATGTCATGTTACCTCTGGTGGCGGACAAACTATTGGAGAGCATTAATCTGCTTTCCAACGGCTTAACCATGCTGGCGGTGAAAGCGATTTCCAGCTTCAAAGTCAGGGAAGAGGTGGTAGAGCAAGCATTGGCGAAAAATCCAATTCTGGTGACCGCCTTGAACCCTGTTATCGGTTATGCCAAAGCCGCCGCGATTGCTAAGAAAGCCTATGCCGAAGGCCGGCCTATCATTGACGTGGCGGAAGAAGAGACAGATCTACCTCGTGAGAAGCTCGAGGTTCTTTTGAACCCTGCTCTGTTGACGAGCGGCGGTATCGCCGACCGTTGA
- a CDS encoding DUF5062 family protein: MKKIKHEAQLLKKALQIGEQYARKRGFATFDEGTSNKIKIECIYRLLVEDKVLTPLASDKEDGPNMKHKLVLWIHKQLPEGHPLLQD; encoded by the coding sequence ATGAAAAAAATCAAGCATGAGGCACAGTTGCTCAAAAAAGCGCTCCAGATCGGTGAGCAATACGCCCGTAAACGTGGCTTCGCCACCTTCGATGAAGGGACGTCGAATAAAATTAAGATTGAGTGCATTTACAGGTTGTTAGTAGAGGATAAGGTCCTAACGCCTCTGGCGTCCGATAAAGAAGATGGGCCAAACATGAAGCACAAACTGGTGCTTTGGATCCATAAACAGCTTCCCGAAGGACACCCATTGCTTCAGGACTGA
- a CDS encoding AraC family transcriptional regulator — MKKDTTTQFKQSTLLPWVEMRVANQSRACYEAHSHDEFSFGIIEQGHSDYKNRHRVNDVRVGDIVTINPADVHSCNPKGNTWSYSMLFVDTLKMGEIQRDILQHAHRGYNQDYTPFKNDLERNPLIQTRFLALLEALIDDNSPLKAQVAFYDFIESSFWQHKLSAEKTHREVDVLRVREKLMDELTEIHQLDNLAEEAGMSRYQLIRAFRQRFGLPPHAYLMDEKIKRAKVLLREGKEISEVACELGFSDQAHFQRHFKKKLAVTPKYYQSHFIGD, encoded by the coding sequence ATGAAAAAGGACACCACCACACAGTTCAAACAAAGCACGCTGTTGCCTTGGGTGGAAATGCGCGTCGCCAATCAAAGCCGCGCCTGTTATGAAGCGCACTCTCACGATGAGTTTTCATTCGGCATTATTGAGCAGGGCCATTCTGACTATAAAAACCGCCATCGCGTGAATGATGTTCGCGTCGGCGACATCGTCACCATTAATCCCGCTGATGTGCATTCCTGCAATCCAAAAGGCAACACCTGGTCTTACAGCATGTTGTTCGTCGATACGCTGAAAATGGGCGAAATCCAACGGGACATCCTTCAACACGCACACCGTGGTTACAATCAGGACTACACGCCTTTCAAGAACGATTTGGAGCGCAATCCGCTCATTCAAACCCGTTTTCTGGCGTTGTTGGAAGCATTGATAGATGACAACAGTCCGCTAAAGGCGCAGGTGGCGTTTTACGACTTTATTGAATCCAGCTTTTGGCAGCACAAATTGAGCGCAGAGAAAACTCACCGTGAGGTCGATGTTCTGAGAGTCAGGGAAAAATTGATGGATGAGCTCACCGAGATCCATCAGCTCGACAACTTGGCAGAAGAAGCGGGAATGAGCCGCTATCAATTGATTCGTGCATTCAGACAGCGCTTTGGTCTGCCGCCTCACGCTTATTTGATGGATGAAAAAATCAAACGTGCGAAAGTATTGCTTCGTGAAGGGAAGGAAATTTCAGAAGTGGCTTGCGAACTTGGCTTTTCCGATC
- a CDS encoding DUF3429 domain-containing protein, with product MKKTALTYGALGLIPFIALGILLPVWPDAWQHGLVYAFNSYSAMILAFLSGAVWGMTISGARPDKPTNGLTVGIVFSLVAVGALLMPLPYSIYLLIVSFAVLFILEVVLMFKGIYPFWYTMMRAMLTAVVVVCHIFLLYWLNDLSVISSPLQV from the coding sequence ATGAAGAAAACAGCGTTAACGTACGGTGCATTGGGACTTATCCCGTTCATTGCCTTGGGCATTTTACTGCCTGTCTGGCCGGATGCCTGGCAGCACGGGCTGGTTTATGCCTTTAACAGCTATAGTGCAATGATTCTGGCATTCCTTTCTGGTGCCGTATGGGGAATGACCATCAGCGGCGCAAGACCGGACAAACCAACCAACGGCTTAACGGTAGGGATTGTCTTTTCACTGGTGGCAGTCGGTGCGTTGCTGATGCCTTTGCCTTATTCCATCTATTTATTGATTGTGTCTTTTGCCGTGCTGTTTATTCTGGAAGTGGTGTTGATGTTTAAAGGTATTTACCCTTTCTGGTACACCATGATGCGCGCTATGTTGACCGCTGTAGTGGTGGTTTGCCATATCTTCTTGTTGTACTGGCTGAATGACCTGAGCGTAATTTCCTCACCACTGCAGGTTTAG
- a CDS encoding ASCH domain-containing protein — translation MDARSQEYLNAFLNTLSPEKRDSYTHFTADYFCADEYNANACAELIKKGEKRASCSLELWYSQEGEERPQVGHLHVVTDWHGNPHCIIELTDVSNCPFNEVTPEFAASEGEGDKSYEWWREAHWNFFSKECEELGIEMREDMLLVLESFQVVYDAE, via the coding sequence ATGGACGCTCGCTCTCAAGAATATCTCAACGCATTTCTCAACACTCTCTCCCCGGAAAAGCGCGACAGCTACACCCATTTTACCGCTGACTATTTCTGCGCCGACGAATACAACGCCAATGCGTGTGCGGAGTTGATTAAGAAAGGTGAAAAGCGCGCTAGCTGTAGCCTGGAGCTCTGGTACAGCCAAGAAGGTGAAGAACGCCCTCAAGTCGGCCATCTGCATGTTGTGACTGATTGGCATGGCAATCCGCACTGCATCATCGAACTTACTGATGTCTCCAATTGCCCCTTTAATGAAGTGACGCCCGAGTTCGCCGCATCTGAAGGTGAAGGAGACAAAAGCTATGAATGGTGGCGTGAAGCTCACTGGAATTTCTTCAGCAAAGAATGCGAAGAGTTGGGCATAGAAATGCGGGAAGATATGTTGCTTGTCCTGGAGTCTTTCCAAGTAGTGTACGACGCTGAGTAA
- a CDS encoding LysE family translocator yields the protein MNSLILAMTTFAFVGAVTPGPVNILATSTAITQGLKEAIKHVIAASLAYALVVILCGGVMQSLLSLIPSLETTMQFLGSAFLLYLAYKIFTAPVSAIEKNTQTQSGWWTGSITQLLNPKAWLYALSGVSIYVVGRENEVYWLGMYTFVSLLVCLISIGFWAVLGHILSSKLENPVHQRQFNRVMAIVLALSVAAIWI from the coding sequence ATGAACAGTCTGATTCTGGCGATGACCACCTTTGCCTTTGTCGGTGCGGTAACACCCGGCCCAGTAAATATTCTCGCCACCAGCACGGCGATCACCCAAGGACTAAAAGAAGCCATTAAACATGTTATCGCGGCTTCGCTGGCGTATGCCTTGGTAGTGATTCTGTGTGGGGGAGTGATGCAAAGTTTGCTGTCGTTGATCCCTTCGCTGGAAACCACCATGCAATTCCTTGGCAGCGCATTTCTTTTGTATCTTGCCTACAAAATTTTCACGGCACCTGTCTCCGCCATTGAGAAAAACACACAGACGCAATCAGGTTGGTGGACAGGTTCCATCACCCAGCTTCTCAATCCAAAGGCTTGGTTATATGCCCTTTCCGGCGTGAGCATTTATGTGGTTGGCAGGGAAAACGAAGTGTATTGGCTGGGCATGTATACTTTCGTTTCTTTGCTGGTTTGTCTGATTAGCATTGGCTTTTGGGCTGTACTTGGACATATTTTGTCCAGCAAGCTTGAAAACCCCGTTCATCAGCGCCAATTTAATAGAGTGATGGCGATTGTATTGGCATTGTCTGTCGCGGCAATTTGGATTTAA
- a CDS encoding diguanylate cyclase, which translates to MSKKILVVEDSRAFRNYLNQIITQAGYEVLLAASYEEAEHILSSKPELLCAVLDYCLPDAQDGEIIDLLLVQKQKVIVLTAMFQEDIREKMLAKGVLDYLLKDSMASVSYLLPLINRLTNNQHHKCLVVDDSITVRRHVVQLLEHQYIQTLQAENGQEAIEIIEKNPDITLVLTDHDMPVKDGITMIHELRQKIDKNQLAILGISGSDANTITARFLKAGANDFLNKPFNQEEFYCRVHQILEMKEANTELFRMANQDALTGLWNRRFLFGDACGDCERKRNIAMLDIDFFKKVNDNYGHDVGDATIVMVANILKIYFPNDVVARFGGEEFCIKADGNFDDFVTCLEKMRQRVERTPIPHQEENIQVTISIGVSNIEGNLDQQIKVADDRLYEAKGNGRNQTVYQ; encoded by the coding sequence TTGAGCAAGAAAATACTGGTTGTGGAAGACAGTCGCGCTTTTAGAAATTATTTGAACCAAATCATCACGCAAGCGGGCTACGAGGTACTTCTGGCGGCTAGCTACGAAGAAGCGGAACACATTCTCTCTTCAAAGCCGGAGTTATTGTGTGCAGTGTTGGACTACTGCCTGCCGGATGCGCAAGACGGTGAAATCATCGACCTTTTGTTGGTTCAAAAGCAGAAAGTGATCGTGCTGACTGCGATGTTTCAAGAAGACATACGTGAGAAAATGCTGGCGAAAGGGGTACTTGATTACCTTTTGAAAGACAGTATGGCGTCTGTGTCTTATCTTCTGCCGCTTATTAATCGTCTCACCAACAATCAACATCACAAATGCCTGGTGGTGGATGATTCTATTACGGTCCGTCGTCACGTCGTGCAGTTGCTAGAACATCAGTATATTCAAACATTGCAGGCGGAAAACGGGCAGGAAGCGATAGAAATTATTGAGAAAAATCCTGACATCACACTTGTATTGACTGATCACGATATGCCGGTAAAAGACGGTATCACCATGATTCATGAGTTGCGCCAGAAGATAGACAAAAACCAATTGGCGATTCTTGGGATCTCCGGCAGTGATGCTAATACGATCACTGCACGTTTTTTGAAAGCTGGTGCGAATGATTTCCTGAACAAACCTTTTAACCAAGAAGAATTTTATTGTCGAGTACACCAAATTCTAGAAATGAAAGAGGCCAACACAGAGCTGTTTCGCATGGCGAATCAGGATGCGCTCACCGGGTTGTGGAACCGTCGCTTTTTGTTTGGTGATGCCTGTGGCGATTGCGAGAGAAAGCGGAATATTGCTATGTTGGATATCGACTTCTTCAAGAAGGTTAATGACAACTATGGCCATGATGTTGGTGATGCAACCATAGTGATGGTGGCGAATATCCTAAAAATCTACTTCCCGAATGACGTGGTTGCCCGTTTTGGTGGCGAAGAGTTTTGCATCAAGGCGGATGGTAACTTTGACGATTTCGTGACTTGTCTGGAGAAGATGCGACAACGTGTGGAAAGAACACCCATTCCGCATCAGGAAGAGAACATACAAGTCACTATTAGCATTGGTGTGTCTAACATTGAGGGGAACCTCGATCAGCAAATCAAAGTAGCTGACGATCGTTTATACGAAGCCAAAGGTAACGGGCGTAACCAAACCGTGTATCAATGA
- a CDS encoding sensor domain-containing diguanylate cyclase, producing MARGSTAWAAVVTLIFFLASFAGTTPFNLHDANIAQVSIASGIGMIGCLYGGIRTLLALIFASTLAFGLAIYSWDPSATLIPALVTGAIMPLACYLSAQIWKNLFSNGGVRFETLKHYVLQVCILPGFLVSLVAASDSLYGSYTGKGGYFYDLYELTSTYALGILLVAPFYQLWRLEEEPFRQFSPNAILSIILYLTLTILAFIAGAPGLIFVAPVIPLILAFKGEELASLAALFGMGIIVTTIAPYNLGPFDLPNKVQGHASLLTYVLMSVITPLAIGLHVRQMNVVSQSRDKWQSKARTDQLTGLPNRYAFFPEFAKQFEHASKQGKKLVVAMIDVDHFKLVNDTYGHAFGDVVLMDIALLMQEEMRDSDLLARVGGEEFAILLPGTNEDQAFKALERLRTRCESHISSYQEIELSVTISIGAAVFASPEPKDAFLGRADSLLYQAKEGGRNRTIIS from the coding sequence ATGGCACGAGGTTCGACGGCGTGGGCAGCAGTCGTCACACTTATATTTTTTCTGGCATCTTTTGCCGGCACAACGCCGTTCAATCTTCACGATGCCAATATCGCGCAAGTCAGTATTGCTTCTGGCATTGGGATGATTGGCTGCCTTTACGGCGGCATTCGCACCCTCCTCGCCCTGATCTTTGCTTCCACACTCGCTTTTGGATTAGCTATTTATAGCTGGGACCCTAGTGCCACCCTCATTCCCGCACTTGTCACTGGTGCTATCATGCCTCTGGCCTGTTATCTCTCCGCACAAATCTGGAAGAACTTATTCAGCAATGGCGGCGTCCGGTTTGAAACCTTGAAGCACTATGTTTTGCAGGTTTGTATCCTGCCCGGCTTCCTCGTTTCTTTGGTTGCCGCTTCAGATTCTCTTTATGGCAGCTACACCGGAAAAGGTGGTTACTTTTACGATCTTTATGAACTCACTTCGACCTATGCACTTGGCATTCTCCTGGTTGCTCCTTTCTATCAATTATGGCGCCTAGAAGAAGAACCATTTCGTCAGTTTTCCCCAAACGCAATTTTAAGCATCATTCTCTATCTCACTCTCACCATCCTGGCGTTTATCGCCGGTGCACCAGGGCTGATTTTTGTCGCCCCTGTCATCCCTTTGATTCTGGCATTTAAAGGCGAGGAACTTGCCTCGCTTGCTGCATTGTTCGGCATGGGCATCATTGTTACCACCATTGCACCTTACAACCTTGGCCCCTTTGATTTGCCCAATAAAGTGCAAGGCCATGCCTCTCTGCTCACATATGTTCTGATGAGTGTCATCACCCCTCTGGCCATCGGACTACATGTCAGACAAATGAATGTGGTCTCACAATCCAGAGATAAATGGCAGTCCAAAGCGCGTACCGACCAATTGACTGGATTGCCAAATCGCTATGCCTTCTTCCCAGAGTTTGCAAAGCAGTTTGAGCATGCATCGAAACAAGGGAAAAAACTGGTGGTTGCCATGATTGATGTCGACCATTTTAAGTTGGTCAATGATACCTACGGTCATGCCTTTGGAGATGTGGTGCTGATGGACATCGCTTTGCTGATGCAGGAAGAAATGCGCGATTCCGACCTATTAGCCCGTGTAGGCGGCGAAGAGTTTGCGATTCTGTTACCCGGCACAAATGAAGACCAAGCCTTCAAGGCGCTGGAGCGTTTGCGCACGCGGTGTGAATCTCATATATCGAGTTATCAGGAGATTGAACTGAGTGTTACCATCAGTATAGGCGCGGCGGTATTTGCATCGCCCGAGCCGAAAGATGCCTTTCTCGGCCGTGCAGATAGTCTGCTTTATCAAGCCAAGGAAGGTGGTAGAAACCGCACCATCATTTCCTAA